In the genome of Streptomyces pactum, one region contains:
- a CDS encoding SDR family NAD(P)-dependent oxidoreductase has translation MTTPSPVLITGCSSGIGRATALRLNRAGHLVYATARRPETLADLATAGIRTLRLDVTDEESMRAVVGTVEAEHGRVGTLVNSAGYALSGVVEAAGPEEIRRQFETNVFGLVRLTQLVLPAMRAAGSGTVVNISSIFGRYAVPGSGYYNATKHAVEALSDALRLETAAFGVRVVLVEPGPVRSTEFGTTYVANLGDAGRDYEEFNRQTTDYFDAIYGGTRRTLAGTFAIDADDVAKRIEKIVRSRHPRARHPVGFLAHSTLALRRLAPDVVFDNLFVRRLFPVPRRPRSRTQGEPR, from the coding sequence ATGACGACTCCGTCCCCGGTCCTGATCACCGGCTGCTCCTCCGGCATAGGCCGGGCCACCGCGCTGCGCCTGAACCGGGCCGGCCACCTCGTCTACGCCACCGCCCGCCGCCCCGAGACGCTGGCGGACCTGGCCACCGCGGGCATCCGCACCCTGCGGCTGGACGTGACCGACGAGGAGAGCATGCGCGCGGTGGTCGGCACCGTCGAGGCGGAGCACGGCAGGGTCGGCACCCTGGTCAACAGCGCCGGCTACGCGCTCTCGGGCGTGGTGGAGGCGGCCGGACCGGAGGAGATCAGACGGCAGTTCGAGACCAACGTCTTCGGACTGGTCCGGCTCACCCAGCTGGTGCTCCCGGCGATGCGCGCGGCCGGCTCCGGCACCGTCGTCAACATCTCCTCCATCTTCGGCCGTTACGCGGTCCCCGGCTCCGGCTACTACAACGCCACCAAGCACGCGGTGGAGGCACTCAGCGACGCGCTGCGCCTGGAGACCGCCGCGTTCGGCGTCCGCGTGGTCCTGGTGGAGCCCGGACCGGTCCGCAGCACCGAGTTCGGCACCACCTACGTCGCCAACCTCGGCGACGCCGGCCGTGACTACGAGGAGTTCAACCGGCAGACCACCGACTACTTCGACGCCATCTACGGCGGCACCCGACGGACGCTGGCGGGCACCTTCGCCATCGACGCCGACGACGTGGCGAAACGGATCGAGAAGATCGTCCGCAGCCGGCACCCGCGCGCCCGCCACCCCGTCGGATTCCTCGCCCACAGCACCCTCGCCCTGCGCCGCCTCGCCCCGGACGTCGTCTTCGACAACCTCTTCGTCCGCCGCCTGTTCCCGGTCCCGCGCAGGCCGCGGTCCCGAACGCAAGGAGAACCCCGATGA